A window of Candidatus Pantoea floridensis contains these coding sequences:
- the rfbB gene encoding dTDP-glucose 4,6-dehydratase, with product MKFIVTGGAGFIGSAVARHLINNTDHHVIVIDKLTYAGNLDSLSDVAKNERFHFEHVDICQQHELERIFAQHQPDIVMHLAAESHVDRSIDKPDAFIQTNIVGTYCLLEAARAYYGKRPAALKEQFRFHHISTDEVYGDLHGVDDLFTENTPYQPSSPYSASKAASDHLVRAWNRTYGFPVLITNCSNNYGPYHFPEKLIPLTILNAIAGKPLPIYGNGMQIRDWLYVEDHARALVKVATEGEIGETYNIGGHNERANIDVVKEICSILDNYITKKPAGIKHFADLITYVADRPGHDMRYAIDASKIFNDLGWQPEETFESGIEKTVMWFLNNPTWWQRVIDGSYSGERLGLPEETN from the coding sequence ATGAAATTCATTGTCACTGGCGGTGCGGGTTTTATTGGCTCTGCCGTTGCACGACACTTAATCAATAATACTGATCATCACGTTATTGTCATCGACAAGCTAACTTACGCCGGTAATCTCGATTCCCTCAGTGACGTTGCCAAAAATGAACGTTTTCACTTTGAACACGTTGATATTTGTCAACAGCACGAGCTGGAACGCATCTTTGCTCAGCATCAACCTGACATTGTGATGCACTTAGCGGCTGAAAGTCATGTTGATCGCTCAATTGATAAACCCGATGCCTTTATTCAAACTAACATTGTTGGTACTTATTGTTTACTGGAAGCAGCCCGCGCATATTACGGTAAGCGTCCTGCCGCGCTGAAAGAGCAATTTCGTTTTCATCATATCTCTACTGATGAAGTTTATGGTGATCTGCATGGTGTGGATGACCTCTTTACAGAAAATACCCCTTACCAGCCCAGCAGCCCGTATTCGGCATCAAAGGCCGCCAGCGATCATCTGGTACGGGCATGGAATCGTACCTATGGTTTTCCGGTATTAATTACCAATTGTTCAAACAATTATGGCCCTTACCATTTCCCGGAAAAACTTATTCCACTCACCATATTAAATGCCATCGCGGGTAAGCCTTTACCGATTTACGGTAATGGTATGCAAATCCGTGACTGGCTTTATGTCGAAGATCACGCACGCGCGCTGGTTAAAGTGGCAACCGAGGGGGAAATTGGCGAAACCTATAATATCGGCGGACATAACGAACGTGCGAATATCGATGTTGTAAAAGAGATTTGCTCAATCCTGGATAATTATATTACGAAAAAACCAGCAGGGATTAAACACTTCGCCGATCTCATTACTTACGTGGCCGATCGACCGGGCCATGATATGCGCTATGCGATTGATGCCAGCAAGATATTTAATGATCTCGGATGGCAACCGGAAGAGACCTTTGAAAGTGGCATCGAGAAAACCGTGATGTGGTTTTTGAATAATCCAACCTGGTGGCAACGTGTTATTGACGGTTCATATTCAGGCGAACGCTTAGGTTTGCCAGAGGAAACAAATTAA
- a CDS encoding glycosyl transferase group 1 family protein — MDELIRKALFRPYLRLNKQSIDNQHDAWSECRSLLILHEGDSPTLAYFAEAIKCRFPAAECQLVDTLTTPAMTFDKGAAIVVIRFISQQWQREIERNIDALSQVIYFMDDDLFDPSALEALPKAYRTKIIRRSASQHRWITEHCDTIWVSTPFLANKYAHLKPDVIAPLPLSRTCTQRQPVKIAYHGSRSHQAEKYWLRQVIEGVLTACPQASFEIFGEHEIYKLYRDLPRVTILHPMSWQNYLDYTLHHHVDIGLAPLLASEFNQARGPVKFYDFVRMGAVGVYSNCAPYSDFIEQNINGVLLNNDPQKWVETLTLLVNSDQKRQHLASNALAFTQTLTNL; from the coding sequence ATGGATGAGTTAATCAGAAAAGCACTCTTTAGACCCTACTTAAGGTTGAATAAGCAGAGTATCGACAATCAACATGATGCCTGGTCTGAATGCCGCTCATTATTAATTCTGCATGAGGGAGATTCGCCAACGCTGGCGTATTTTGCGGAGGCAATAAAATGTCGCTTTCCCGCAGCAGAGTGCCAGTTAGTAGATACGTTAACGACGCCGGCGATGACCTTTGATAAGGGTGCCGCCATCGTGGTTATCCGCTTTATTTCCCAGCAATGGCAACGCGAAATCGAGCGTAATATCGATGCGCTCTCGCAGGTTATCTATTTTATGGATGATGACCTGTTTGATCCTTCAGCATTAGAAGCCCTGCCCAAAGCTTATCGAACCAAAATAATCCGCCGCTCTGCGTCCCAGCATCGTTGGATCACCGAACACTGCGACACTATCTGGGTTTCAACACCGTTTCTGGCGAACAAATATGCGCATCTTAAGCCAGACGTAATTGCGCCGTTGCCCCTATCCCGAACGTGTACGCAGCGGCAACCCGTGAAAATTGCCTACCATGGTTCTCGCTCGCATCAGGCGGAAAAATACTGGCTGCGGCAAGTGATCGAGGGGGTACTCACGGCGTGCCCACAAGCCAGTTTCGAAATTTTTGGCGAGCACGAAATCTATAAACTCTACCGTGACCTGCCTCGAGTGACGATCCTGCATCCGATGAGCTGGCAAAATTATCTGGATTATACCCTTCATCATCATGTCGATATTGGCCTGGCTCCTTTGCTGGCATCAGAATTTAACCAGGCACGCGGGCCGGTGAAATTTTACGATTTCGTCCGCATGGGCGCGGTGGGCGTATATAGCAACTGCGCCCCCTACAGTGATTTTATCGAGCAAAATATCAATGGCGTGCTGCTGAATAACGATCCACAGAAGTGGGTAGAAACGCTGACGCTATTGGTTAATTCCGATCAAAAACGTCAACATCTGGCAAGCAATGCCCTGGCGTTTACTCAGACATTAACGAATCTTTAG
- a CDS encoding glycosyltransferase family 2 protein → MHNCHWQPLALPTSWSTRAGWLLIQGTLRTHQPRGETRLRWQCRRGIWYEQILPITRRGTLQEMVFLPMGANQLFLLASSEGADCQFEVIRLARISSQESLWRRLRRVWPFYQRLTAHKRRRLGLSWHLWFTDLQQAYDLVGKIRDDKPLHAYEHWLANFDLIQHGERRAIERLLARWNTLPRVCLHLVNGNDNAARRRTLASIAALCYPTDLVTVVEHGATPSQTNRPTGEWQWTIPMGAELAPAALVWLAHQLRQTPNAQWIYGDHDLLDDKGKRNAPNFKPDWNETLLQSQNYIGWCGMWREDGTSHIPQNEGECHGWWLQLSSQHETSHIAHIPALLMHLPAAAQQPDDYENLARQLSAFPAGVVVEAAPHGICRWRWPLPATLPRVSVIIPTRNGLTHLKACIESVAQQTRYPNIEMVVMDNQSDDVATLAYLEQISSDYGVRVIRWDKPFNYSAINNAAVREATGELVCLLNNDTEVLNPLWLDEMVSHVLRPGVGVVGARLYYADGRIQHAGDAVGPGGCADHFHSGLAADKPGYQRRAVCAQELSAVTAACLLTHRQLFLDLGGLDEVNLPVAFNDVDYCLRVGEAGKRIVWTPFAELYHHESVSRGKDATPHQLARAQRELRYMKKRWAQRLKHDPAYNPNLSYDRPDFSLSHAPNVVLPWMS, encoded by the coding sequence ATGCATAATTGCCACTGGCAGCCTCTGGCGCTACCCACTTCCTGGTCAACGCGCGCTGGCTGGTTACTTATTCAGGGAACTCTGCGCACCCATCAACCGCGCGGAGAAACCCGACTGCGCTGGCAGTGTCGCCGGGGAATATGGTACGAGCAGATTCTGCCGATCACACGCCGTGGCACCTTACAGGAAATGGTCTTCCTGCCAATGGGAGCTAACCAGCTGTTTCTGCTTGCCAGTAGCGAAGGAGCGGATTGCCAGTTTGAGGTTATCCGCCTTGCACGCATATCTTCACAAGAAAGCCTGTGGCGCCGGTTGCGTCGGGTATGGCCTTTTTATCAGCGGTTGACCGCACACAAGCGGAGGCGGCTGGGGCTGAGCTGGCATTTATGGTTTACCGATTTGCAGCAGGCCTATGATCTGGTGGGTAAGATTCGCGATGACAAACCGCTACACGCCTACGAACACTGGCTGGCCAATTTTGATCTAATACAGCACGGCGAGCGCCGGGCCATTGAACGCCTGCTTGCTCGCTGGAACACCCTTCCCCGTGTCTGTCTGCATCTGGTTAACGGCAACGATAACGCGGCTCGTCGGCGCACACTGGCCAGCATTGCAGCGCTTTGCTACCCGACAGATCTCGTCACTGTGGTTGAACATGGTGCGACGCCATCGCAAACCAACAGACCTACCGGTGAATGGCAATGGACGATCCCAATGGGGGCAGAGCTGGCTCCTGCAGCTCTCGTCTGGTTGGCACATCAGCTAAGGCAAACGCCTAATGCGCAGTGGATTTACGGCGATCATGATCTGCTGGATGACAAAGGTAAGCGTAATGCGCCAAATTTTAAGCCGGACTGGAATGAGACGCTGCTGCAGAGTCAAAACTATATCGGCTGGTGCGGCATGTGGCGCGAAGACGGCACATCACACATCCCCCAAAATGAGGGAGAGTGCCATGGTTGGTGGCTGCAGCTGTCCAGCCAGCATGAGACTTCTCATATTGCACATATTCCCGCGCTGTTAATGCATTTGCCTGCTGCCGCGCAACAGCCTGACGACTATGAAAATCTTGCGCGTCAGTTATCCGCTTTCCCGGCCGGGGTTGTCGTGGAAGCTGCTCCTCACGGTATCTGTCGCTGGCGCTGGCCACTGCCAGCAACCTTGCCGCGGGTCTCGGTGATTATTCCCACCCGCAACGGCCTGACGCACCTTAAAGCTTGCATCGAAAGTGTCGCGCAGCAGACCCGCTATCCTAATATCGAAATGGTGGTGATGGACAACCAGAGCGACGATGTTGCTACTCTTGCTTATCTGGAGCAGATCAGCTCGGACTATGGCGTACGGGTTATTCGCTGGGATAAGCCGTTTAATTATTCAGCTATCAACAATGCTGCGGTGCGCGAGGCAACCGGTGAACTTGTTTGCCTGCTCAATAATGACACCGAAGTACTCAACCCATTATGGCTGGATGAGATGGTCTCACATGTTCTGCGCCCTGGCGTGGGCGTGGTCGGTGCCCGACTCTATTACGCCGATGGACGTATTCAGCATGCAGGGGATGCCGTCGGACCAGGCGGCTGCGCCGACCATTTTCACAGTGGCCTGGCTGCCGATAAACCCGGTTATCAGCGCCGAGCGGTATGCGCGCAGGAACTGTCGGCAGTGACGGCTGCTTGCCTGTTAACCCATCGCCAGCTCTTCCTCGATCTGGGCGGTTTGGATGAAGTTAATCTGCCAGTGGCATTTAACGACGTAGACTATTGTCTGCGCGTGGGTGAAGCGGGGAAACGGATCGTGTGGACACCGTTTGCTGAACTTTATCATCATGAATCAGTATCTCGCGGAAAAGATGCCACCCCGCACCAGCTGGCGCGTGCACAACGAGAACTGCGATATATGAAAAAACGCTGGGCGCAGCGGTTAAAACACGACCCTGCTTACAATCCTAACCTGAGCTATGACCGTCCTGACTTCTCCTTAAGTCATGCTCCCAACGTGGTGCTCCCATGGATGAGTTAA
- a CDS encoding glycosyltransferase family 92 protein, producing MNLHIAAIIKDECSGLLEWIAWHRVLGVTGFIIADNGSRDGSRELLASLARLGIVTVFDQPNLYNQKPQIPAYDRILRTCSRDIDLLAFIDADEFLLPLSTDINLPEFFGARFVDDSVSAIALNWSNFGSSGEVFANEGLVTERFTKRAPLKFNVHHNFKSVVRPERINHFHNPHFANLRYGRYIDARGNDLVPHPKHSYGVSNEVIWDGVRVNHYAVKSLEEFLLGKHLRGSAATANRVKHKAYFKAHDRNDETCLLAASLAPKVKVEMARLQELLDALPEETPQKKPSWLGKRMKTLLG from the coding sequence TTGAACCTTCATATTGCAGCCATCATAAAAGATGAATGCTCAGGCTTACTTGAATGGATAGCCTGGCATCGCGTTTTAGGCGTAACGGGTTTTATTATTGCTGATAACGGAAGTCGTGACGGAAGCAGAGAGCTACTCGCCTCCCTGGCGCGCTTGGGAATTGTTACCGTATTCGATCAGCCAAATCTCTATAATCAAAAACCCCAAATACCCGCTTACGATCGCATTTTGCGCACCTGTTCACGCGATATTGATTTGCTGGCCTTTATCGATGCCGATGAATTTTTATTACCGCTATCAACGGACATAAATTTACCCGAATTCTTTGGTGCGCGCTTCGTGGATGACAGTGTTAGCGCTATTGCTCTTAACTGGTCTAACTTTGGCTCCAGTGGAGAAGTGTTTGCTAACGAAGGATTGGTTACAGAACGCTTTACCAAGCGTGCGCCGCTAAAATTCAACGTTCACCATAACTTCAAGAGTGTAGTGAGGCCGGAGCGCATCAATCATTTCCATAACCCTCACTTTGCTAATCTGCGTTATGGCCGTTATATCGATGCGCGGGGAAATGATCTGGTTCCTCATCCAAAACACAGTTACGGAGTGAGTAACGAAGTCATCTGGGACGGCGTGCGCGTTAACCACTACGCCGTCAAATCCCTGGAGGAGTTCCTGCTCGGCAAGCACCTGCGCGGCAGCGCGGCCACAGCTAATCGCGTTAAACATAAAGCCTATTTCAAAGCCCACGACCGCAATGATGAAACCTGCTTACTTGCAGCGTCACTGGCGCCCAAAGTGAAAGTGGAAATGGCGCGGCTACAAGAGTTGCTGGATGCCCTGCCCGAAGAAACACCGCAGAAAAAGCCATCCTGGCTGGGTAAGCGAATGAAAACCTTGCTGGGTTGA
- a CDS encoding cytidylyltransferase domain-containing protein: protein MITAFLPCRKGSQRISDKNIKDFSGIKGGLLRIKLNQLKNSSLIHSIVVSSNDERVLELASKDKDSRIVLDERPDHLGSCATTTDDLIKYVPTIISDEHIIWTHVTSPFITDIDYNKIIDSYFSVLQQGYDSLMTAHKLQGFIWNEYHPVSYNRDELKWPMTQKIKPLYEVDSGAFITTRDNYINFPTELE from the coding sequence ATGATTACAGCTTTCCTTCCCTGCCGTAAAGGTAGTCAAAGAATATCAGATAAAAACATTAAGGATTTTTCTGGAATCAAAGGAGGATTATTAAGAATAAAATTAAACCAATTGAAAAACTCTTCTTTAATACATTCAATAGTCGTATCATCAAATGATGAAAGAGTGTTAGAGTTAGCCAGTAAGGATAAGGATTCAAGAATAGTTTTAGATGAAAGACCTGACCATTTAGGAAGTTGTGCCACAACTACGGATGACCTTATAAAATATGTCCCTACGATTATCAGTGACGAGCATATTATTTGGACACATGTTACTTCTCCATTTATAACAGATATTGATTATAATAAAATAATAGACTCTTACTTTTCTGTGCTTCAACAGGGCTACGACTCTTTGATGACCGCACATAAGTTGCAAGGTTTTATTTGGAATGAGTATCATCCTGTTAGTTATAATAGAGATGAACTGAAATGGCCAATGACTCAGAAAATAAAACCTCTTTATGAAGTTGATAGCGGAGCATTTATTACCACTAGAGATAACTATATAAACTTTCCGACCGAATTGGAATAA
- a CDS encoding HAD family hydrolase — MQSIHNYDIYIFDCDGVILDSNRLKIDAMTQTLNSFYFKTSSVDKCIEYFTNNFGLSRFHHVKFFLENFLGVRHEEKQVIQSSILERFASHCDDLYLTASITSGFEDFISSIHGQKYIASGSEQVGLVRSLRKRGLDVYFSDIYGSPESKSNLVLKILKKENNSNAVMFGDAVSDLIAAKENGIDFIGYLKHSNVSSSLTELALNNGHSVINSWGDIK; from the coding sequence ATGCAATCCATTCATAATTACGATATTTATATTTTTGATTGCGACGGTGTTATTCTGGATTCAAATAGATTAAAAATCGATGCAATGACTCAGACATTAAATAGTTTCTATTTTAAAACATCCAGCGTAGACAAATGTATAGAATACTTCACTAATAACTTTGGCCTATCCCGTTTTCATCACGTAAAATTTTTCCTGGAAAATTTTTTAGGTGTTCGACATGAAGAAAAACAAGTCATTCAATCATCTATATTAGAAAGATTTGCATCTCATTGTGACGACTTATACCTCACCGCAAGTATCACTTCTGGTTTCGAAGATTTTATTTCCTCAATTCATGGGCAAAAATATATAGCCAGCGGTTCAGAACAAGTCGGATTAGTACGTTCTTTGCGAAAAAGAGGCTTAGATGTCTATTTTTCTGATATTTATGGCTCGCCAGAGAGCAAATCAAACCTGGTTTTAAAAATTCTTAAAAAGGAGAACAATAGTAATGCAGTAATGTTTGGCGACGCAGTATCAGACCTGATCGCGGCCAAAGAAAATGGAATTGATTTTATAGGATATTTAAAGCATTCAAATGTTAGTTCCTCACTAACAGAACTGGCACTGAATAATGGACATAGTGTAATAAATTCATGGGGAGACATTAAATGA
- a CDS encoding aldolase catalytic domain-containing protein, whose translation MFILDCTLRDGGYYNNWDFPDNIVTSYLKSAAEANIDYIELGLRNFPQSGFLGAYAYTTEQHLNTLELPSGPTYGVMVDAKTILSASIGIENALEKLFVPAEKSKVKLVRVAAHFNEVEHSAPIVKKLKEMGYLVGYNLMQAGGKPDHIIAEKARLAREWDVLDVLYFADSLGNMDSLEVERIISALRTEWRGPIGIHTHNNMGKGLDNTITAIDKGVTWVDSTITGMGRGAGNTQTEYLLAILDKNNKKYNPSPIYDLVIRHFETMQKEYGWGSNLLYFLGAQNDVHPTYIQNLLSNTHYETDEIVGAIKYLSDLEGATSYNGSVLDSALKFNSDLVPPSGTALIENKFLAQDVLLLANGSTCERYKKSIELYIKLKKPIVISVNLNKHINESLIDYIVVSHNVKFLSEFHKYKKLNKTLILPKHRFSCSEMLEIEHLNIIDVGFNSSSTTYSIKNYVVNSPYDLTSAYVLGLLAMANPKSIKLVGFDGYGKGDHRQHEMLEILGEYKKLSPKCELTSLTPTEYPVNQGSIHAIHS comes from the coding sequence ATGTTTATCTTAGATTGTACATTACGTGATGGTGGCTATTACAACAACTGGGACTTTCCAGATAACATTGTAACTTCATACTTAAAATCTGCAGCTGAGGCGAATATAGATTATATAGAACTCGGACTTAGAAATTTCCCTCAATCAGGATTTTTAGGTGCATATGCATATACTACCGAACAACATCTTAACACACTGGAGTTACCAAGCGGACCAACATATGGCGTAATGGTTGATGCTAAAACAATTCTTAGCGCAAGCATTGGTATTGAAAATGCGCTTGAAAAGCTTTTTGTACCAGCGGAAAAGAGTAAAGTTAAATTAGTAAGAGTGGCAGCACACTTTAATGAAGTTGAGCACTCTGCACCAATTGTTAAAAAGCTTAAAGAGATGGGATATTTAGTCGGTTATAATCTTATGCAGGCTGGAGGTAAACCAGACCATATTATCGCCGAAAAAGCAAGATTAGCAAGAGAATGGGATGTATTAGATGTACTCTACTTTGCTGATTCTCTTGGGAATATGGATAGTTTGGAAGTTGAGCGTATTATTTCAGCTCTGCGCACAGAATGGCGAGGACCGATCGGAATTCACACTCATAACAACATGGGTAAAGGTTTAGACAATACAATTACTGCTATTGATAAGGGTGTGACATGGGTTGATAGTACAATTACCGGTATGGGTCGTGGTGCTGGAAATACTCAAACTGAATACTTACTTGCGATTTTAGACAAAAATAATAAAAAATATAATCCATCGCCTATTTATGATCTTGTAATTCGCCACTTTGAAACTATGCAAAAGGAGTATGGCTGGGGTAGTAATTTACTTTATTTCTTAGGCGCTCAGAATGATGTTCATCCAACTTACATACAAAACTTACTATCTAACACTCACTACGAAACGGATGAAATCGTTGGTGCAATAAAATATTTAAGTGATCTCGAAGGCGCTACATCTTATAATGGCTCAGTCCTTGATTCAGCATTGAAATTTAACTCCGATTTAGTTCCTCCATCAGGAACAGCTCTAATTGAAAATAAATTCCTTGCACAAGATGTTCTTCTATTAGCTAATGGCTCAACATGTGAACGTTATAAAAAAAGCATTGAACTATATATTAAATTAAAAAAACCGATAGTCATCTCCGTAAATTTAAATAAACACATCAATGAATCATTGATAGACTACATCGTCGTTTCTCATAATGTAAAATTCCTTTCTGAATTCCATAAATATAAAAAATTAAACAAAACTCTTATATTGCCTAAGCATCGTTTTAGTTGCAGTGAAATGTTAGAAATTGAACACCTGAACATCATAGATGTAGGCTTTAATAGTTCTTCTACTACATATTCAATCAAAAATTATGTTGTTAACTCTCCATATGATCTAACAAGTGCATATGTACTTGGACTCTTAGCCATGGCTAATCCTAAGTCAATAAAATTAGTTGGTTTCGATGGATATGGTAAGGGCGATCATCGACAACATGAAATGTTGGAAATTTTAGGTGAATATAAAAAACTAAGTCCCAAATGTGAGCTTACCTCTTTAACGCCGACTGAATATCCAGTTAATCAAGGATCAATTCATGCAATCCATTCATAA